A genomic stretch from Thalassophryne amazonica chromosome 18, fThaAma1.1, whole genome shotgun sequence includes:
- the LOC117530867 gene encoding autism susceptibility gene 2 protein-like isoform X1, translating into MDPVFTVSTRKVAEPVPSSMSTSMSKSCPPLPTRSGGVSRLMVTPRVSGLERSQEKSLEPHYPEPVSSTSSASFSCLPSHSTVTASATVTRSNQLNGSSSRHNASPPLSKPKPFLTLPGRPSMYNISNRSSTSLKPSSSASSAASSSSSMRPPTPSTSVSLSHIRGSGSTGPHRPPSRASSGALFTSSPGLPPPPPLLQVSAHSTAPEREGRRSLPGAENNAAGAGRSTPGGPSASSSTSSSSGRTSQNQPSIQPMAFQFHHHNHQHQHTHTHQHFTPFLHPTATAPPLFDKYAGKMDGLYRHTFFPQYPPPSVPSIQPVIPPTGPFSSLQGAFQPKPIVPQGTGPDMTARLGVVPHHLQPKDPRLTDPFGTSLKISNKPGKWCAMHVYVAWMILSHQKKVKLMQGDPHKLDFRTDLLARLPGAGRIGTTGAPWRCPASNP; encoded by the exons ATGGATCCAGTGTTCACAGTCAGTACAAGAAAAG TTGCAGAACCTGTCCCATCCAGCATGAGCACATCTATGAGCAAAAGTTGTCCTCCTTTACCCACCCGTTCTGGCGGTGTGTCACGGTTGATGGTGACTCCAAGAGTATCTGGTCTGGAGAGGAGTCAGGAAAAAAGCCTGGAGCCACATTACCCGGAGCCCGTTTCTTCTACCTCTTCGGCATCCTTCTCCTGCCTGCCTTCCCACTCAACAGTAACGGCCTCAGCTACAGTCACCAGGTCTAACCAGCTCAATGGTAGTAGCAGCCGCCACAACGCCAGCCCCCCACTATCCAAACCCAAACCCTTCCTTACTTTGCCTGGACGACCTTCTATGTATAACATCAGCAACAG GAGCAGCACTTCTCTCAAACCCTCATCTTCGGCTTCATCTGCTGCATCTTCCTCATCCTCTATGCGTCCCCCCACTCCCTCCACAAGTGTGTCGCTGTCCCACATCAGGGGCTCGGGATCTACGGGGCCGCACCGGCCACCGTCAAGAGCCAGCTCTGGAGCCCTGTTCACCTCTTCACCTGGTTTACCgccacctccacctctgctgCAAGTCTCTGCTCACTCAACAGCACCAG AACGTGAAGGCAGGCGCAGCCTCCCAGGGGCCGAAAATAATGCAGCAGGAGCAGGCCGTTCTACTCCTGGCGGTCCGTCAGCTTCAAGTTCCACATCAAGTTCTTCAGGCAGGACATCCCAGAACCAGCCAAGCATCCAACCCATGGCCTTCCAGTTTCATCATCACAACCACCAGCAccaacacacgcacacgcaccaaCACTTCACGCCCTTCCTGCACCCCACAGCTACTGCACCACCGCTG TTTGATAAATATGCAGGCAAAATGGACGGGCTGTATCGACATACT TTCTTTCCACAGTACCCACCACCCTCAGTGCCGAGTATCCAGCCTGTGATTCCTCCTACTGGGCCTTTTAGCTCCCTGCAGGGAGCGTTTCAGCCAAAG CCTATTGTCCCTCAGGGAACGGGTCCTGATATGACTGCACGACTTGGGGTTGTGCCTCATCACCTGCAGCCAAAAGACCCCAGG TTAACTGATCCATTTGGGACATCGTTGAAAATCAGTAAT AAACCAGGAAAATGGTGTGCTATGCATGTATATGTGGCCTGGATGATTCTGAGTCATCAGAAAAAAGTAAAg TTGATGCAGGGTGATCCCCACAAGCTAGACTTCCGGACTGACCTGCTGGCCcgtcttcctggagctggccggATTGGGACCACTGGGGCACCTTGGAGGTGCCCTGCCTCCAACCCATGA
- the LOC117530867 gene encoding autism susceptibility gene 2 protein-like isoform X2, with translation MDPVFTVSTRKVAEPVPSSMSTSMSKSCPPLPTRSGGVSRLMVTPRVSGLERSQEKSLEPHYPEPVSSTSSASFSCLPSHSTVTASATVTRSNQLNGSSSRHNASPPLSKPKPFLTLPGRPSMYNISNRSSTSLKPSSSASSAASSSSSMRPPTPSTSVSLSHIRGSGSTGPHRPPSRASSGALFTSSPGLPPPPPLLQVSAHSTAPEREGRRSLPGAENNAAGAGRSTPGGPSASSSTSSSSGRTSQNQPSIQPMAFQFHHHNHQHQHTHTHQHFTPFLHPTATAPPLFDKYAGKMDGLYRHTFFPQYPPPSVPSIQPVIPPTGPFSSLQGAFQPKPIVPQGTGPDMTARLGVVPHHLQPKDPRKPGKWCAMHVYVAWMILSHQKKVKLMQGDPHKLDFRTDLLARLPGAGRIGTTGAPWRCPASNP, from the exons ATGGATCCAGTGTTCACAGTCAGTACAAGAAAAG TTGCAGAACCTGTCCCATCCAGCATGAGCACATCTATGAGCAAAAGTTGTCCTCCTTTACCCACCCGTTCTGGCGGTGTGTCACGGTTGATGGTGACTCCAAGAGTATCTGGTCTGGAGAGGAGTCAGGAAAAAAGCCTGGAGCCACATTACCCGGAGCCCGTTTCTTCTACCTCTTCGGCATCCTTCTCCTGCCTGCCTTCCCACTCAACAGTAACGGCCTCAGCTACAGTCACCAGGTCTAACCAGCTCAATGGTAGTAGCAGCCGCCACAACGCCAGCCCCCCACTATCCAAACCCAAACCCTTCCTTACTTTGCCTGGACGACCTTCTATGTATAACATCAGCAACAG GAGCAGCACTTCTCTCAAACCCTCATCTTCGGCTTCATCTGCTGCATCTTCCTCATCCTCTATGCGTCCCCCCACTCCCTCCACAAGTGTGTCGCTGTCCCACATCAGGGGCTCGGGATCTACGGGGCCGCACCGGCCACCGTCAAGAGCCAGCTCTGGAGCCCTGTTCACCTCTTCACCTGGTTTACCgccacctccacctctgctgCAAGTCTCTGCTCACTCAACAGCACCAG AACGTGAAGGCAGGCGCAGCCTCCCAGGGGCCGAAAATAATGCAGCAGGAGCAGGCCGTTCTACTCCTGGCGGTCCGTCAGCTTCAAGTTCCACATCAAGTTCTTCAGGCAGGACATCCCAGAACCAGCCAAGCATCCAACCCATGGCCTTCCAGTTTCATCATCACAACCACCAGCAccaacacacgcacacgcaccaaCACTTCACGCCCTTCCTGCACCCCACAGCTACTGCACCACCGCTG TTTGATAAATATGCAGGCAAAATGGACGGGCTGTATCGACATACT TTCTTTCCACAGTACCCACCACCCTCAGTGCCGAGTATCCAGCCTGTGATTCCTCCTACTGGGCCTTTTAGCTCCCTGCAGGGAGCGTTTCAGCCAAAG CCTATTGTCCCTCAGGGAACGGGTCCTGATATGACTGCACGACTTGGGGTTGTGCCTCATCACCTGCAGCCAAAAGACCCCAGG AAACCAGGAAAATGGTGTGCTATGCATGTATATGTGGCCTGGATGATTCTGAGTCATCAGAAAAAAGTAAAg TTGATGCAGGGTGATCCCCACAAGCTAGACTTCCGGACTGACCTGCTGGCCcgtcttcctggagctggccggATTGGGACCACTGGGGCACCTTGGAGGTGCCCTGCCTCCAACCCATGA
- the LOC117530867 gene encoding autism susceptibility gene 2 protein-like isoform X3 has translation MDPVFTVSTRKVAEPVPSSMSTSMSKSCPPLPTRSGGVSRLMVTPRVSGLERSQEKSLEPHYPEPVSSTSSASFSCLPSHSTVTASATVTRSNQLNGSSSRHNASPPLSKPKPFLTLPGRPSMYNISNRSSTSLKPSSSASSAASSSSSMRPPTPSTSVSLSHIRGSGSTGPHRPPSRASSGALFTSSPGLPPPPPLLQVSAHSTAPEREGRRSLPGAENNAAGAGRSTPGGPSASSSTSSSSGRTSQNQPSIQPMAFQFHHHNHQHQHTHTHQHFTPFLHPTATAPPLFDKYAGKMDGLYRHTFFPQYPPPSVPSIQPVIPPTGPFSSLQGAFQPKGTGPDMTARLGVVPHHLQPKDPRKPGKWCAMHVYVAWMILSHQKKVKLMQGDPHKLDFRTDLLARLPGAGRIGTTGAPWRCPASNP, from the exons ATGGATCCAGTGTTCACAGTCAGTACAAGAAAAG TTGCAGAACCTGTCCCATCCAGCATGAGCACATCTATGAGCAAAAGTTGTCCTCCTTTACCCACCCGTTCTGGCGGTGTGTCACGGTTGATGGTGACTCCAAGAGTATCTGGTCTGGAGAGGAGTCAGGAAAAAAGCCTGGAGCCACATTACCCGGAGCCCGTTTCTTCTACCTCTTCGGCATCCTTCTCCTGCCTGCCTTCCCACTCAACAGTAACGGCCTCAGCTACAGTCACCAGGTCTAACCAGCTCAATGGTAGTAGCAGCCGCCACAACGCCAGCCCCCCACTATCCAAACCCAAACCCTTCCTTACTTTGCCTGGACGACCTTCTATGTATAACATCAGCAACAG GAGCAGCACTTCTCTCAAACCCTCATCTTCGGCTTCATCTGCTGCATCTTCCTCATCCTCTATGCGTCCCCCCACTCCCTCCACAAGTGTGTCGCTGTCCCACATCAGGGGCTCGGGATCTACGGGGCCGCACCGGCCACCGTCAAGAGCCAGCTCTGGAGCCCTGTTCACCTCTTCACCTGGTTTACCgccacctccacctctgctgCAAGTCTCTGCTCACTCAACAGCACCAG AACGTGAAGGCAGGCGCAGCCTCCCAGGGGCCGAAAATAATGCAGCAGGAGCAGGCCGTTCTACTCCTGGCGGTCCGTCAGCTTCAAGTTCCACATCAAGTTCTTCAGGCAGGACATCCCAGAACCAGCCAAGCATCCAACCCATGGCCTTCCAGTTTCATCATCACAACCACCAGCAccaacacacgcacacgcaccaaCACTTCACGCCCTTCCTGCACCCCACAGCTACTGCACCACCGCTG TTTGATAAATATGCAGGCAAAATGGACGGGCTGTATCGACATACT TTCTTTCCACAGTACCCACCACCCTCAGTGCCGAGTATCCAGCCTGTGATTCCTCCTACTGGGCCTTTTAGCTCCCTGCAGGGAGCGTTTCAGCCAAAG GGAACGGGTCCTGATATGACTGCACGACTTGGGGTTGTGCCTCATCACCTGCAGCCAAAAGACCCCAGG AAACCAGGAAAATGGTGTGCTATGCATGTATATGTGGCCTGGATGATTCTGAGTCATCAGAAAAAAGTAAAg TTGATGCAGGGTGATCCCCACAAGCTAGACTTCCGGACTGACCTGCTGGCCcgtcttcctggagctggccggATTGGGACCACTGGGGCACCTTGGAGGTGCCCTGCCTCCAACCCATGA